In Sphingobacterium sp. R2, the genomic stretch TTCGGATGGCCGAGTATTAATCCAAGTATAAATCTAGGTGAGCCAATCGGGCGCCATTTAACGCTTTGTGCGTTTTTTGTTGCTTTGTTGTAATCGTTTGTGCGTTATATTATTTAGAATAATTAAAAATAATTCTAAATAATAGGTTTTAATATCTTACATTTGTAACTGTTTAGAATTATTTTAAATAAACACGCTTCTTTATGCGTTTTTATTCTTACTTATGAAAAAGCTCTATTGGACCAGTTTAATCTTGATTTGCACAGCTGCAAATGCACATGGACAGTCAATATACATCCAGGGAAAGATCACTGATAGTAATAAGAATGTACTATTGGGAAGTACCGTGATTTTGGATCAACTGGGACTCTCCAGTATGACAGATGGTGCTGGTGAATATCGTCTAACCATCCCCAAAGAGCAGCTTGGCAAATTTGTTACCTTGTCGGTTTCCTATATCGGTAAGAAAAAGGTTGAAAGAACAGTCTTGTTGGATTCGATAAAGAAGATTGAAAATTTTTTGTTGCAGGATATGAGCCTTGCCCTCGATGAAGTTGCAGTACAGGCGAAGCGGGGAGAGCTGAGTAACTCTTCACTTGTGTTTGATCGGGAAATGATTGAACGGTATCCTGCACTCAGTTTAAATGATCTTTTGAACCGATTGCCAAACCGGAAGAATACTGCTCCTTCTGTACAGGAGATGCAAAATCTAACGCTGAGAGGTGCTTTTAGTGAGACTACAGGGCGCTCGCGCGAGGTTAATGAATTGAATAACTCCTTTGGTGTCGCTATTATAATGGATGACATGGTTTTGGGCAACAATGGAAATATGCAAGGACGGAATGCAGGAATATTTGGCATGTCTTCCTCAACGAATGCAATTAGACCTTCAGATTATGGTTTAACCGGCCGCCCCACAACAGGAAAATTCTATTCCGGAGAAAATGTGTTCAGCGGTCTGGATTTGCGTCAGATTCCGATAGAAAATATCGAACATTTGGAAGTTATTTCAGGCGTAGCACCAGCACGTTATGGCGATTTGTCAAACGGTGCCGTTATCATCGAAAGGCAGGCAGGCAAGACCCCGGCTTTTTTTAGGCTTCAAGTTCGAAGTAATGCAACTTCATATAGTCTGTCCAAGGGAATGTCACTGGGAAAAAAGCTTGGGACAATTAACCTGGATTTAGGTTATGTACAATCTTACGCAGATAATAGAGACAAGCTGAAACAATACGACCGCGTGAATGGGACTTTGATCTGGACAAACTACTTTGGTACAGATAAGCGTCTGAAACAGACTTTTTCAGGATCTTACAATAAAGTGATTGATCAGGTACGAAAGGATCCGGATGACCCACTCTCAAATGCCATTTCTTTTGGTGGCTGGGGCTGGAATGCTTCTAGTCGGACCAATTACAATTTGGGTCATAAATTCCTAAAAAGTATCAGTTTCAATGCAGGACTAAGTTCAACACTGCAGAAAACCTATCGTGAGTATTACTATAATGATGCAGTCGTGCTCTATACCGATTCTGTGCAAACTGGAATTGTAGAAGGACAATACGCCCCTGGTCAATATACTGCTCTGGATCATGTGGACAATAGGCCATTGAATTTAAATGCCCGATTGGAAGGAAATGCGATCGTCATTACAGGCGATATTATCCACAAGATAAACTTTGGAAGTAACTATAGCTATGACATCAATCGTGGAAAGGGGCGAATTGCAGATCCTTCTATTCCAAAGAAGGATCTTGGAGCAAGATCGGATAGGTATTATGATTTTTCATTAACAAACGCTTTGCAAAACCTAGGTTTGTATGCCGAGGATGCAATGCGGACCAAAGTATGGGGAAGGGATCTTAGCATGCGGGCGGGAGTTCGCTGGGATCTTATGAATGGTCATTCATCCATTTCTCCAAGAACAAACATCAATTATTCACTTTCTAAATCAACTCAGATTGGGCTGGCATACGGCCTATCCTTCAAATCTCCTGGATTAGCACAACTATATCCCGGGCCGACCTTTGATGAAATTATATTGCTAAATTCCTATAATGGTAAAGTCAACGAAAGTATGGCATTGATTTACTTGCGGCGTTATGAAAAAGATAATAGCAATCTCAAGAGTAGTGTAGGGCAAACCCTCGAATCATCACTTTCATGGCATAAGAATGGGCATCAGCTGCGTACCAATCTTTTTTATAAAAAAAATACGCGCGGAATCAACACGGTTACGGCTGATCAATTAATGGACTTACCTACATACACGGCCACTGCGGTGCCCGGGGGCAAACCAACGGTTGAACAGACTGGGACGAGAAAGTATTTAATGTCTAATTTGTACTTTGCCAATAGTAATAAATCGTCCAATTTTGGTGCAGAAGTCATGTATTCTACACCCAGAATTCAACAGATTATGACGACTTTCTCCGCTACAACCGCATTTACTTTGGCTAATTCTAGTTCTAATGCGCTGAGCCGTTTGAATTTTAATACCGAAAAAACAGCTTTAGATGACGTTGTCCTTGGATTTTTTCCATCGAAATCCACGAAGAACTATTTAAGTAGAGCGCAATTACGAAGTTCGACTCATTTTCCGGAGTTGCGTTTGATTATTGAACTGAGTGCAGACTGTGAATTATTAAACTACAATAAATCTAACTACCGAGATATTATTCCTGTGGGATATTATACACGCGATTATACGTATCATGCCATTGAGCAGTTTGATATGAACAACCCGAAGCATCTCGAACTCTATACAGGAAGGAAAGAGGAAGCTGACCGGGCAAATATTGAAAACAACTACGTCTACTGGAACTTCGGTCTTAATATGGCTAAGGAAATAGGCAAGAATATTTACCTGTCATTTAACGTCTATAACTTTTTGGATTACCAACCGCGATTTTATAGGGAAGGGGCTACCTCAGTGCAAGCTCCGAATTCTTCTCCTAATTATGGCGCCCAACTGACTTATAAATTTTAACATAAAAACTAAACAAGATGAAAACTCATTACTTAATTCCTTTTCTCTTTTTACCTTTTATTTCCTGTAAAAAAGATAATACACCTGGTATACAACCACTGGATATTAAGCTGAACTTAACATATGCTTCTGAAAATTTTAACACCAAGTTGGACTTAAGCAAGGCTATTGTTAAGATTACCAACCTAGCAACAAAAACCAGTGGTACATATTCCGCGTCACAAGGTGCGGTCAATTTGACCTCCATTATGCCAGGTGAGTATGATATTGATGCTTCTATTACAATACCTAAGGAGCAATACAATAGTTTAACAGGCGAATCAAGCAAAGAGGACGTAACATTTAATGCTTCCCTGAAAAAAATCAGTTTAACAAGTTCTACGACTTTGGACTTGGAATTGATTGCAGGTCTATTGGGCGATTTTGTCATCAAGCAGATTTACTATGCGGGTTCTGATAATAAAGAAGGGGCTTTGTTCAGAGATCAGTTTTTTGAAGTTTACAATAATACAGACCGTGTTTTATATGCCGATAGCCTCTACTTTGGCCGGTTATGGGGAAGACAGTCTCCGACCAGGCAATCCGATTATTACCAGCCAAATGGACAATTGGATTGGAGTAAATCTTTGGGAATGGGAGGCGGCGAATCAGCAAATACAGACTATGTTTACTTAAGAGATTTATTTATGATTCCTGGCAACGGAAAGACCTATCCAGTGGAACCTGGTAAAAGTATTGTGATTGCCCAAAATGCACTAAACCATAAAGCGCCGTTTGTCGGCAATAATGGCAAGGAAGTAGCCATCAAGAATCCTGATCTTACAGTAGATCTTAGTAAAGCCAATTTTGAGGTTTATTATGGAGATATCCCTGGGAAAACTCCTTTTGCAACAGATATTGACAATGCTGCTGTACCCAATGTTGAGATATTAGATTATACAGGCAATGACTGGATATTAGATAATTTAGGGCGCGACGGTTATGTTATTTTTAAACACGCAAATCGTTCAGATGTGGAAAATCTGAAGAGCTATACCGAGCCATCCATCAGCGTTCCGACCTCTACCGCAAAAAGATATAGACAGTTACCTGTCCGTTGGATTATGGATGCCGTTGAGGTGCAGCCAAACACCGAGGATGCTCGAATTCCTAAAAAATTGACAGCATCACAGGATGCCGGTTTTACTTTCGCACCATTAGGCGGTTATTCGTCGCAATCTGTTATTCGCAAGACCGAAAGAACTACTAATGGGGTTCGTAAATTAAGGGACACAAATAATTCTACAGCGGACTTTATGGTGATAAAAGCTAATCCATTTGGATTTGGTGATTAATGACAAATGGTTATTCCAATACCAGGTTTCCGAACGAAAGCTGGTATTTTATAAAAAATACCTGAATGAAAAGTGTGAGATACATCATGTTGTTTTGGGGTGCTTTCTTAGCCTATCACCCTGTCATAGGGCAAAGTAAGTCCAATTCTTTAGATTCAACAGCAGCTTTGAACTATTGGTATCAACCATCATTTGTGATAATGCATGATATGGCAATACGAAACAGGGTATGGATTCCTGAGGAGATCAAAAATAGATCTTCCCTATTAGGTATTCAGCACAGCAAGGGACAAGGCGGCTTTAAGGCGGCTCAGGGAACTGATGGTCTCAGTCAATCCCAATTTTATACGGAAGGGAAGACCGATTGGCGCAAGCCTAGCTTTTGGGGAAGATTTTCCTATGATCGTTCCGTAGAAGACAGCACAGCTTTGCGGCACCAATCCCGATGGAATGCGGATGCGCCATTGTATTTTGGTTCGTTGCGAAAAAATAAATACAATCGGGAGACCTATAAGCTCGATGCAGGAATCCAAAGAGCTTTCTTCGATGATAAGCTTCCGATTTCCCTTGGTATAGATTATCGATTGGGCTCACATTATTCAAACAATGACCC encodes the following:
- a CDS encoding TonB-dependent receptor, producing the protein MKKLYWTSLILICTAANAHGQSIYIQGKITDSNKNVLLGSTVILDQLGLSSMTDGAGEYRLTIPKEQLGKFVTLSVSYIGKKKVERTVLLDSIKKIENFLLQDMSLALDEVAVQAKRGELSNSSLVFDREMIERYPALSLNDLLNRLPNRKNTAPSVQEMQNLTLRGAFSETTGRSREVNELNNSFGVAIIMDDMVLGNNGNMQGRNAGIFGMSSSTNAIRPSDYGLTGRPTTGKFYSGENVFSGLDLRQIPIENIEHLEVISGVAPARYGDLSNGAVIIERQAGKTPAFFRLQVRSNATSYSLSKGMSLGKKLGTINLDLGYVQSYADNRDKLKQYDRVNGTLIWTNYFGTDKRLKQTFSGSYNKVIDQVRKDPDDPLSNAISFGGWGWNASSRTNYNLGHKFLKSISFNAGLSSTLQKTYREYYYNDAVVLYTDSVQTGIVEGQYAPGQYTALDHVDNRPLNLNARLEGNAIVITGDIIHKINFGSNYSYDINRGKGRIADPSIPKKDLGARSDRYYDFSLTNALQNLGLYAEDAMRTKVWGRDLSMRAGVRWDLMNGHSSISPRTNINYSLSKSTQIGLAYGLSFKSPGLAQLYPGPTFDEIILLNSYNGKVNESMALIYLRRYEKDNSNLKSSVGQTLESSLSWHKNGHQLRTNLFYKKNTRGINTVTADQLMDLPTYTATAVPGGKPTVEQTGTRKYLMSNLYFANSNKSSNFGAEVMYSTPRIQQIMTTFSATTAFTLANSSSNALSRLNFNTEKTALDDVVLGFFPSKSTKNYLSRAQLRSSTHFPELRLIIELSADCELLNYNKSNYRDIIPVGYYTRDYTYHAIEQFDMNNPKHLELYTGRKEEADRANIENNYVYWNFGLNMAKEIGKNIYLSFNVYNFLDYQPRFYREGATSVQAPNSSPNYGAQLTYKF
- a CDS encoding DUF4876 domain-containing protein — its product is MKTHYLIPFLFLPFISCKKDNTPGIQPLDIKLNLTYASENFNTKLDLSKAIVKITNLATKTSGTYSASQGAVNLTSIMPGEYDIDASITIPKEQYNSLTGESSKEDVTFNASLKKISLTSSTTLDLELIAGLLGDFVIKQIYYAGSDNKEGALFRDQFFEVYNNTDRVLYADSLYFGRLWGRQSPTRQSDYYQPNGQLDWSKSLGMGGGESANTDYVYLRDLFMIPGNGKTYPVEPGKSIVIAQNALNHKAPFVGNNGKEVAIKNPDLTVDLSKANFEVYYGDIPGKTPFATDIDNAAVPNVEILDYTGNDWILDNLGRDGYVIFKHANRSDVENLKSYTEPSISVPTSTAKRYRQLPVRWIMDAVEVQPNTEDARIPKKLTASQDAGFTFAPLGGYSSQSVIRKTERTTNGVRKLRDTNNSTADFMVIKANPFGFGD